A genomic window from Zootoca vivipara chromosome Z, rZooViv1.1, whole genome shotgun sequence includes:
- the SHROOM4 gene encoding protein Shroom4 isoform X1 produces MARPSGDAQRQEPEQPPLPLVSYQHVPVHLAGGAPWGFTLEGGLEHGKPLVVSKVEDGGKASLSQNMCPGDELVNINGTPLYGSRQEALILIKGSYRTLKMIIRRRIVPLIRPHSWHLAKVSEVRTEADTNMHFPTDAFSLSWHSGCDPSDLPLPWNPLARHCSTDKISSLGSMESLDQGGQTYYEGSLSPIDQTMYHNKRDSAYSSFSASSNASDSALRSEDGGVPEGLSPDPRYLQTSGEAVAVVGLHALPSRPAPSARTAPCPQDSHFPSSPRAVVSAPPQPPVRQDSLRACNPPPTNTDGHRKDSPHLKARWTSDTLLSVRGRDPELGKESPTEHYYLLSSHADQPTPMEKEAQRASSLPGEESSGEHPLGSQDPFMTKPGSPEGACPPHWKACWAGALSHRHSAPEHLLAAQLQALNVSCPQEGSHWTVSPLHMEQRSTPGAQQSQDSPRKAQRPQAHSTSSRCHMRPERPRSVELASSPLLQPTGDASTGLKEAPSMEVSAEAGQEGEGSTVGTRKGGSSQHRSAHMRRRSDRFATNLRNEIQWRKAQLQKAKGSALLLEEGESSQEAGEPPGSPPAPPSLPHSPPPPLPKGQPPGLTQPRVLLPRRWGSELSVLAADGGLPSRSKWKVPLPEQEKSQGAPPPGGSRGGRWRWSPEHKLQLHRQSQQVVDSGSPLPPPEDSGLLPFADRRKFFEETSRPLSSGGFGCQNNRPVGVPLPRMVGQDSFQPASSEHRDQRRHSVDQPYRLLQPPPPHTYQDFLPEGPAFCKPLAQCGGDCDHWRPIPCPRAARETCCYGDRCSASHHRNMPAAPGHWAHHCHSHAWNRCSDCCCCPAQHKFSEEGRPWHARKTFLADFSMGEWEPPAPSRKTMSPSMSELAQHKVGFARLSPFWTCSEASEAESHPPCLTWDSKRPGRAAENPDHKEDPASPHRHPLRERAYSESHLCAEQAGASGRERQEAPLAKLEEETRLDSPRAAKQKGPPPPRPPPPNWEKYRPRRASHSHLLPPKAGPHPHLEEARTYSQSSSEVARQRSQSLPLEQLWGEASQQLSPRPQEVPHSPYHYDSSPRRTPEWAVPDGSSQSGSSRPACSLEEAATPPWQKGKDGSASRTPESVSASPSSLASKELEGVEGDACHPGMVGPVPPFRLNSEELMRDVAGRDRSLAGVLSPTLGLVTAAEVMGDFFSPGEGALWQGHDWPPQAGAVGLSARQTSQPVSPTCVGSASPNSSGSAYYNLSAGKAELLNKMKELPEGAGASSEEEEVDHDLARKKVQLIESISRKLGVLQEAQRGLHDDMNANMVLGREVESHVKGVCKPHEYEKFRLFIGDLEKVVNLLLSLSGRLARVENALSSLDLDATAEEEKLALLEKKRQLMGQLEDAKELQEHVSRRERLVFASVSRCLPAEQLQDYHHFVRMKSALAIQQRQLEDKIKLGEEQLRCLRESLRRGPREY; encoded by the exons GTAGAGGATGGCGGGAAGGCATCCTTGTCACAGAATATGTGTCCTGGGGACGAGCTGGTGAACATCAACGGGACGCCCTTGTATGGTTCTCGGCAGGAGGCCCTCATCCTCATCAAGGGCTCCTACCGCACCCTCAAGATGATCATCCGGAG GAGGATTGTGCCTCTCATCAGGCCCCACTCATGGCACCTGGCCAAGGTCTCCGAAGTCCGGACTGAGGCTGACACCAACATGCACTTCCCAACCGATGCCTTCAGCCTCTCCTGGCACTCAGGCTGCGACCCCAG TGACCTTCCCTTGCCCTGGAACCCCCTCGCTCGCCACTGCAGCACAGACAAGATTAGCTCCCTCGGGAGCATGGAAAGCCTGGACCAGGGTGGGCAGACCTACTACGAGGGCAGCCTCTCTCCCATTGACCAGACCATGTACCACAACAAGCGGGACTCTGCCTACAGCTCCTTCTCGGCCAGCTCCAACGCCTCCGACTCCGCCCTGCGGTCTGAGGACGGCGGTGTCCCTGAAGGCCTCTCACCGGACCCCCGCTACCTGCAGACCAGTGGTGAAGCTGTGGCAGTGGTGGGCCTACATGCCTTGCCCAGCCGGCCTGCCCCCAGTGCCAGGACAGCCCCCTGCCCTCAGGACAGTCACTTCCCCAGCTCTCCCAGAGCTGTTGTGTCCGCCCCTCCCCAGCCACCAGTGAGGCAGGACAGCCTGCGAGCCTGTAACCCACCCCCAACCAACACAGACGGCCATAGGAAGGACTCCCCCCACCTCAAGGCCCGCTGGACCTCGGACACGCTCCTTTCTGTACGAGGCAGGGACCCCGAGTTGGGCAAGGAGTCGCCCACAGAGCATTACTACCTGCTGAGTTCTCATGCCGACCAGCCCACCCCCATGGAGAAGGAAGCCCAGAGGGCCAGCTCCCTTCCGGGTGAGGAGAGCAGTGGGGAGCACCCCTTGGGCAGCCAGGACCCCTTCATGACCAAGCCAGGCAGCCCCGAGGGTGCCTGCCCGCCCCACTGGAAGGCCTGCTGGGCTGGAGCACTGAGCCATCGTCACAGTGCCCCAGAGCACCTACTGGCGGCCCAGCTGCAGGCTCTGAACGTCTCCTGCCCCCAAGAGGGCTCCCACTGGACTGTGTCTCCGCTGCACATGGAGCAAAGGAGCACCCCAGGGGCCCAGCAGAGTCAGGACTCCCCCAGAAAGGCGCAACGCCCCCAGGCCCATTCCACAAGCAGCCGCTGCCACATGAGGCCAGAACGACCCAGGAGTGTCGAACTGGCATCCTCCCCGCTTCTGCAGCCCACTGGAGACGCCAGCACAGGCCTGAAGGAGGCGCCCAGCATGGAGGTATCAGCAGAggcggggcaggagggggaaggaagcaccGTGGGCACCAGGAAGGGGGGCTCGTCTCAGCACCGCTCGGCCCATATGCGCCGGCGCAGCGACCGCTTTGCTACCAACTTGCGGAACGAGATCCAGTGGCGCAAAGCGCAGCTGCAAAAGGCGAAGGGCTCTGCTCTGCTGTTGGAGGAGGGGGAGTCAAGCCAGGAGGCGGGGGAGCCCCCCGgcagcccccctgcccctccttcCCTACCCCACTCTCCTCCGCCTCCCTTGCCCAAGGGCCAGCCTCCTGGCTTGACTCAGCCTAGAGTGCTGCTTCCCAGGCGCTGGGGCTCTGAGCTGAGTGTCCTTGCAGCGGACGGTGGTCTTCCCAGCCGCAGCAAGTGGAAGGTCCCTCTGCCAGAGCAGGAGAAGTCCCAGGGAGCTCCTCCACCTGGAGGAAGTCGAGGGGGCCGCTGGCGGTGGTCACCGGAGCACAAGCTGCAGCTCCACCGTCAGAGCCAGCAGGTGGTTGATTCTGGGAGCCCCTTGCCGCCCCCTGAGGACTCTGGCCTCCTGCCTTTCGCCGACCGGAGGAAGTTCTTCGAGGAGACCAGCAGACCACTTTCCTCTGGGGGCTTCGGCTGCCAGAACAACAGGCCCGTGGGTGTACCCCTCCCCAGGATGGTGGGCCAGGACTccttccagccagccagctctgAGCACAGGGACCAGCGCCGCCACTCTGTGGACCAGCCCTACAGGCTCCTGCAGCCCCCGCCACCCCACACCTACCAGGACTTCCTTCCAGAGGGGCCTGCCTTTTGCAAGCCATTGGCCCAGTGCGGGGGAGACTGTGATCACTGGCGCCCCATTCCCTGCCCACGTGCAGCCCGGGAAACCTGTTGCTATGGGGATCGGTGCTCCGCATCTCATCACAGGAACATGCCGGCAGCACCTGGCCACTGGGCCCACCACTGCCACTCGCACGCCTGGAATCGCTGCagcgactgctgctgctgcccagcacaGCACAAGTTCTCGGAGGAGGGGAGACCGTGGCATGCGAGGAAGACCTTTCTAGCG GACTTTTCCATGGGTGAGTGGGAGCCTCCTGCACCCAGCAGGAAGACGATGAGCCCATCAATGAG TGAACTCGCACAACACAAGGTGGGCTTTGCCAGGCTCAGCCCCTTCTGGACCTGCTCGGAGGCCTCCGAGGCAGAATCGCACCCTCCCTGCCTCACCTGGGACAGCAAGAGGCCTGGGCGAGCAGCAGAGAACCCGGACCACAAAGAGGACCCTGCCAGCCCTCACAGACACCCCCTGCGCGAAAGGGCCTACTCAGAGAGCCACCTCTGTGCAGAGCAGGCTGGTGCTTCCGGGAGGGAGAGGCAAGAAGCACCCCTGGCCAAGCTGGAGGAGGAGACCCGGCTGGACTCTCCCCGGGCCGCCAAGCAAAAGGGCCCGCCCCCTCCACGGCCCCCACCACCAAACTGGGAGAAATACCGCCCCCGCCGTGCCTCCCACAGCCACCTGCTTCCCCCCAAGGctggcccccacccccacctggaaGAAGCCCGCACCTACAGCCAGAGCAGCAGTGAGGTGGCACGGCAGAGGTCTCAGAGCCTGCCTCTGGAGCAGCTGTGGGGGGAGGCCAGCCAGCAGCTCAGCCCCAGGCCTCAGGAAGTCCCCCACTCCCCCTATCATTACGACAGTTCGCCACGCCGGACCCCAGAGTGGGCAGTGCCAGATGGGAGCAGCCAGAGTGGGTCATCCAG GCCTGCATGTTCCCTGGAGGAGGCAGCAACGCCCCCATGGCAAAAGGGGAAGGACGGATCGGCCAGCAGGACCCCCGAGTCGGTGTCAGCCAGCCCCTCCAGCCTTG CCTCCAAGGAGCTAGAGGGGGTTGAAGGAGATGCCTGCCACCCAGGTATGGTGGGTCCGGTGCCCCCCTTTCGCCTGAACTCAGAGGAGCTGATGAGGGATGTGGCAGGCAGGGACCGCTCCCTAGCCGGAGTGCTCAGCCCCACCTTGGGTCTGGTGACCGCAGCGGAAGTGATGGGGGACTTCTTCTCCCCCGGTGAGGGTGCTTTGTGGCAGGGGCACGACTGGCCCCCTCAGGCTGGTGCTGTGGGACTCTCGGCGAG GCAAACCAGCCAGCCCGTCTCCCCAACCTGTGTGGGATCTGCCAGCCCCAACTCCTCCGGCTCTGCCTACTATAACCTGTCGGCTGGCAAGGCTGAGCTACTGAACAAGATGAAGGAGTTGCCTGAGGGAGCTGGAGCCAGttcggaggaggaagaggtggaccACGACCTGGCCAGGAAGAAG GTGCAGCTGATTGAGAGCATCAGTCGGAAGCTGGGGGTGCTGCAGGAGGCTCAGCGGGGCTTGCATGATGACATGAATGCCAATATGGTGCTGGGCAGAGAGGTGGAGAGCCACGTCAAGGGGGTCTGCAAGCCGCATGAATACGAGAAGTTCCGCCTCTTCATCGGTGACCTGGAGAAGGTGGTCAACCTCCTCTTGTCCCTCTCTGGGCGGCTGGCAAGGGTGGAGAATGCCCTCAGCAGCCTGGACCTGGATGCCACTGCGGAAGAGGAGAAG CTGGCCCTCCTGGAGAAGAAGCGGCAGCTGATGGGACAGCTGGAGGATGCCAAGGAGCTGCAGGAGCACGTCTCCCGCCGGGAGCGCTTGGTCTTCGCCAGTGTCTCACGCTGCCTGCCGGCGGAGCAGCTGCAGGACTACCATCACTTTGTGCGCATGAAGTCGGCACTTGCCATTCAGCAGCGGCAGCTGGAGGACAAGATCAAACTGGGCGAGGAGCAGCTGCGCTGCCTGCGGGAGAGCCTGCGCAGGGGACCCAGGGAGTACTAA
- the SHROOM4 gene encoding protein Shroom4 isoform X3: MCPGDELVNINGTPLYGSRQEALILIKGSYRTLKMIIRRRIVPLIRPHSWHLAKVSEVRTEADTNMHFPTDAFSLSWHSGCDPSDLPLPWNPLARHCSTDKISSLGSMESLDQGGQTYYEGSLSPIDQTMYHNKRDSAYSSFSASSNASDSALRSEDGGVPEGLSPDPRYLQTSGEAVAVVGLHALPSRPAPSARTAPCPQDSHFPSSPRAVVSAPPQPPVRQDSLRACNPPPTNTDGHRKDSPHLKARWTSDTLLSVRGRDPELGKESPTEHYYLLSSHADQPTPMEKEAQRASSLPGEESSGEHPLGSQDPFMTKPGSPEGACPPHWKACWAGALSHRHSAPEHLLAAQLQALNVSCPQEGSHWTVSPLHMEQRSTPGAQQSQDSPRKAQRPQAHSTSSRCHMRPERPRSVELASSPLLQPTGDASTGLKEAPSMEVSAEAGQEGEGSTVGTRKGGSSQHRSAHMRRRSDRFATNLRNEIQWRKAQLQKAKGSALLLEEGESSQEAGEPPGSPPAPPSLPHSPPPPLPKGQPPGLTQPRVLLPRRWGSELSVLAADGGLPSRSKWKVPLPEQEKSQGAPPPGGSRGGRWRWSPEHKLQLHRQSQQVVDSGSPLPPPEDSGLLPFADRRKFFEETSRPLSSGGFGCQNNRPVGVPLPRMVGQDSFQPASSEHRDQRRHSVDQPYRLLQPPPPHTYQDFLPEGPAFCKPLAQCGGDCDHWRPIPCPRAARETCCYGDRCSASHHRNMPAAPGHWAHHCHSHAWNRCSDCCCCPAQHKFSEEGRPWHARKTFLADFSMGEWEPPAPSRKTMSPSMSELAQHKVGFARLSPFWTCSEASEAESHPPCLTWDSKRPGRAAENPDHKEDPASPHRHPLRERAYSESHLCAEQAGASGRERQEAPLAKLEEETRLDSPRAAKQKGPPPPRPPPPNWEKYRPRRASHSHLLPPKAGPHPHLEEARTYSQSSSEVARQRSQSLPLEQLWGEASQQLSPRPQEVPHSPYHYDSSPRRTPEWAVPDGSSQSGSSRPACSLEEAATPPWQKGKDGSASRTPESVSASPSSLASKELEGVEGDACHPGMVGPVPPFRLNSEELMRDVAGRDRSLAGVLSPTLGLVTAAEVMGDFFSPGEGALWQGHDWPPQAGAVGLSARQTSQPVSPTCVGSASPNSSGSAYYNLSAGKAELLNKMKELPEGAGASSEEEEVDHDLARKKVQLIESISRKLGVLQEAQRGLHDDMNANMVLGREVESHVKGVCKPHEYEKFRLFIGDLEKVVNLLLSLSGRLARVENALSSLDLDATAEEEKLALLEKKRQLMGQLEDAKELQEHVSRRERLVFASVSRCLPAEQLQDYHHFVRMKSALAIQQRQLEDKIKLGEEQLRCLRESLRRGPREY; the protein is encoded by the exons ATGTGTCCTGGGGACGAGCTGGTGAACATCAACGGGACGCCCTTGTATGGTTCTCGGCAGGAGGCCCTCATCCTCATCAAGGGCTCCTACCGCACCCTCAAGATGATCATCCGGAG GAGGATTGTGCCTCTCATCAGGCCCCACTCATGGCACCTGGCCAAGGTCTCCGAAGTCCGGACTGAGGCTGACACCAACATGCACTTCCCAACCGATGCCTTCAGCCTCTCCTGGCACTCAGGCTGCGACCCCAG TGACCTTCCCTTGCCCTGGAACCCCCTCGCTCGCCACTGCAGCACAGACAAGATTAGCTCCCTCGGGAGCATGGAAAGCCTGGACCAGGGTGGGCAGACCTACTACGAGGGCAGCCTCTCTCCCATTGACCAGACCATGTACCACAACAAGCGGGACTCTGCCTACAGCTCCTTCTCGGCCAGCTCCAACGCCTCCGACTCCGCCCTGCGGTCTGAGGACGGCGGTGTCCCTGAAGGCCTCTCACCGGACCCCCGCTACCTGCAGACCAGTGGTGAAGCTGTGGCAGTGGTGGGCCTACATGCCTTGCCCAGCCGGCCTGCCCCCAGTGCCAGGACAGCCCCCTGCCCTCAGGACAGTCACTTCCCCAGCTCTCCCAGAGCTGTTGTGTCCGCCCCTCCCCAGCCACCAGTGAGGCAGGACAGCCTGCGAGCCTGTAACCCACCCCCAACCAACACAGACGGCCATAGGAAGGACTCCCCCCACCTCAAGGCCCGCTGGACCTCGGACACGCTCCTTTCTGTACGAGGCAGGGACCCCGAGTTGGGCAAGGAGTCGCCCACAGAGCATTACTACCTGCTGAGTTCTCATGCCGACCAGCCCACCCCCATGGAGAAGGAAGCCCAGAGGGCCAGCTCCCTTCCGGGTGAGGAGAGCAGTGGGGAGCACCCCTTGGGCAGCCAGGACCCCTTCATGACCAAGCCAGGCAGCCCCGAGGGTGCCTGCCCGCCCCACTGGAAGGCCTGCTGGGCTGGAGCACTGAGCCATCGTCACAGTGCCCCAGAGCACCTACTGGCGGCCCAGCTGCAGGCTCTGAACGTCTCCTGCCCCCAAGAGGGCTCCCACTGGACTGTGTCTCCGCTGCACATGGAGCAAAGGAGCACCCCAGGGGCCCAGCAGAGTCAGGACTCCCCCAGAAAGGCGCAACGCCCCCAGGCCCATTCCACAAGCAGCCGCTGCCACATGAGGCCAGAACGACCCAGGAGTGTCGAACTGGCATCCTCCCCGCTTCTGCAGCCCACTGGAGACGCCAGCACAGGCCTGAAGGAGGCGCCCAGCATGGAGGTATCAGCAGAggcggggcaggagggggaaggaagcaccGTGGGCACCAGGAAGGGGGGCTCGTCTCAGCACCGCTCGGCCCATATGCGCCGGCGCAGCGACCGCTTTGCTACCAACTTGCGGAACGAGATCCAGTGGCGCAAAGCGCAGCTGCAAAAGGCGAAGGGCTCTGCTCTGCTGTTGGAGGAGGGGGAGTCAAGCCAGGAGGCGGGGGAGCCCCCCGgcagcccccctgcccctccttcCCTACCCCACTCTCCTCCGCCTCCCTTGCCCAAGGGCCAGCCTCCTGGCTTGACTCAGCCTAGAGTGCTGCTTCCCAGGCGCTGGGGCTCTGAGCTGAGTGTCCTTGCAGCGGACGGTGGTCTTCCCAGCCGCAGCAAGTGGAAGGTCCCTCTGCCAGAGCAGGAGAAGTCCCAGGGAGCTCCTCCACCTGGAGGAAGTCGAGGGGGCCGCTGGCGGTGGTCACCGGAGCACAAGCTGCAGCTCCACCGTCAGAGCCAGCAGGTGGTTGATTCTGGGAGCCCCTTGCCGCCCCCTGAGGACTCTGGCCTCCTGCCTTTCGCCGACCGGAGGAAGTTCTTCGAGGAGACCAGCAGACCACTTTCCTCTGGGGGCTTCGGCTGCCAGAACAACAGGCCCGTGGGTGTACCCCTCCCCAGGATGGTGGGCCAGGACTccttccagccagccagctctgAGCACAGGGACCAGCGCCGCCACTCTGTGGACCAGCCCTACAGGCTCCTGCAGCCCCCGCCACCCCACACCTACCAGGACTTCCTTCCAGAGGGGCCTGCCTTTTGCAAGCCATTGGCCCAGTGCGGGGGAGACTGTGATCACTGGCGCCCCATTCCCTGCCCACGTGCAGCCCGGGAAACCTGTTGCTATGGGGATCGGTGCTCCGCATCTCATCACAGGAACATGCCGGCAGCACCTGGCCACTGGGCCCACCACTGCCACTCGCACGCCTGGAATCGCTGCagcgactgctgctgctgcccagcacaGCACAAGTTCTCGGAGGAGGGGAGACCGTGGCATGCGAGGAAGACCTTTCTAGCG GACTTTTCCATGGGTGAGTGGGAGCCTCCTGCACCCAGCAGGAAGACGATGAGCCCATCAATGAG TGAACTCGCACAACACAAGGTGGGCTTTGCCAGGCTCAGCCCCTTCTGGACCTGCTCGGAGGCCTCCGAGGCAGAATCGCACCCTCCCTGCCTCACCTGGGACAGCAAGAGGCCTGGGCGAGCAGCAGAGAACCCGGACCACAAAGAGGACCCTGCCAGCCCTCACAGACACCCCCTGCGCGAAAGGGCCTACTCAGAGAGCCACCTCTGTGCAGAGCAGGCTGGTGCTTCCGGGAGGGAGAGGCAAGAAGCACCCCTGGCCAAGCTGGAGGAGGAGACCCGGCTGGACTCTCCCCGGGCCGCCAAGCAAAAGGGCCCGCCCCCTCCACGGCCCCCACCACCAAACTGGGAGAAATACCGCCCCCGCCGTGCCTCCCACAGCCACCTGCTTCCCCCCAAGGctggcccccacccccacctggaaGAAGCCCGCACCTACAGCCAGAGCAGCAGTGAGGTGGCACGGCAGAGGTCTCAGAGCCTGCCTCTGGAGCAGCTGTGGGGGGAGGCCAGCCAGCAGCTCAGCCCCAGGCCTCAGGAAGTCCCCCACTCCCCCTATCATTACGACAGTTCGCCACGCCGGACCCCAGAGTGGGCAGTGCCAGATGGGAGCAGCCAGAGTGGGTCATCCAG GCCTGCATGTTCCCTGGAGGAGGCAGCAACGCCCCCATGGCAAAAGGGGAAGGACGGATCGGCCAGCAGGACCCCCGAGTCGGTGTCAGCCAGCCCCTCCAGCCTTG CCTCCAAGGAGCTAGAGGGGGTTGAAGGAGATGCCTGCCACCCAGGTATGGTGGGTCCGGTGCCCCCCTTTCGCCTGAACTCAGAGGAGCTGATGAGGGATGTGGCAGGCAGGGACCGCTCCCTAGCCGGAGTGCTCAGCCCCACCTTGGGTCTGGTGACCGCAGCGGAAGTGATGGGGGACTTCTTCTCCCCCGGTGAGGGTGCTTTGTGGCAGGGGCACGACTGGCCCCCTCAGGCTGGTGCTGTGGGACTCTCGGCGAG GCAAACCAGCCAGCCCGTCTCCCCAACCTGTGTGGGATCTGCCAGCCCCAACTCCTCCGGCTCTGCCTACTATAACCTGTCGGCTGGCAAGGCTGAGCTACTGAACAAGATGAAGGAGTTGCCTGAGGGAGCTGGAGCCAGttcggaggaggaagaggtggaccACGACCTGGCCAGGAAGAAG GTGCAGCTGATTGAGAGCATCAGTCGGAAGCTGGGGGTGCTGCAGGAGGCTCAGCGGGGCTTGCATGATGACATGAATGCCAATATGGTGCTGGGCAGAGAGGTGGAGAGCCACGTCAAGGGGGTCTGCAAGCCGCATGAATACGAGAAGTTCCGCCTCTTCATCGGTGACCTGGAGAAGGTGGTCAACCTCCTCTTGTCCCTCTCTGGGCGGCTGGCAAGGGTGGAGAATGCCCTCAGCAGCCTGGACCTGGATGCCACTGCGGAAGAGGAGAAG CTGGCCCTCCTGGAGAAGAAGCGGCAGCTGATGGGACAGCTGGAGGATGCCAAGGAGCTGCAGGAGCACGTCTCCCGCCGGGAGCGCTTGGTCTTCGCCAGTGTCTCACGCTGCCTGCCGGCGGAGCAGCTGCAGGACTACCATCACTTTGTGCGCATGAAGTCGGCACTTGCCATTCAGCAGCGGCAGCTGGAGGACAAGATCAAACTGGGCGAGGAGCAGCTGCGCTGCCTGCGGGAGAGCCTGCGCAGGGGACCCAGGGAGTACTAA